A stretch of the Malus sylvestris chromosome 10, drMalSylv7.2, whole genome shotgun sequence genome encodes the following:
- the LOC126587039 gene encoding uncharacterized protein LOC126587039: protein MASACVNNIGMSPEKFPPGPFRSYGWLSPRISFSRESPSDDGASKLGGGSKASSPVKHPPEGPDPEIYCGEFEFRLEDPVAMLPADELFSGGKLMPLQFSSVKVAVNDPTSTEDTRSPDTAKYLRGPELIGADPYLFSPKAPRCSSRWRELLGLKKHQNSTATTNGNAKSEGHKTPAFVSSNAPKSLKHFLHRSSKSLSSSPSASDATLSLPLLRDSDCESVSISSRLSLSSSSSGHEHEDLPRLSLDSDKPNPIISIHRTNPGQARVRTVKTREATKQRSAADQSRVGRSPMRAAGESGTVASRGVSVDSPRMNSSGKIVFQSLERSSSSPSSFNGGPRLKHRGIERSYSANVRVTPVLNVPVCSLRGSSKSGSVFGFGQLFSGPAPQKKEGNGSVSGHNRGQHIHYSHHHSQSKNRTDRTA, encoded by the coding sequence ATGGCCTCCGCTTGCGTCAACAACATCGGGATGTCGCCGGAGAAGTTCCCTCCGGGGCCGTTCCGGTCATACGGATGGCTGAGTCCTAGAATCTCCTTCAGCCGCGAGTCCCCCAGCGACGACGGCGCTTCGAAGCTAGGCGGCGGTTCCAAGGCCTCGTCTCCGGTAAAGCATCCGCCGGAAGGTCCAGATCCGGAGATCTACTGCGGCGAGTTCGAGTTCCGGTTGGAAGATCCGGTGGCTATGCTTCCCGCTGACGAGCTCTTTTCAGGCGGGAAGCTCATGCCGCTTCAGTTCTCCTCAGTCAAAGTTGCGGTCAACGATCCCACTTCGACGGAGGATACCAGATCGCCAGACACGGCCAAGTACCTCCGGGGACCCGAATTAATTGGTGCGGACCCGTACCTATTTTCTCCCAAGGCCCCGAGGTGTTCGAGTAGGTGGAGGGAGCTCTTAGGCCTAAAGAAGCACCAGAACAGCACCGCCACCACCAACGGTAACGCGAAGAGCGAGGGCCACAAAACGCCGGCGTTTGTGAGCTCAAACGCGCCTAAATCTCTGAAGCATTTCCTTCACAGGAGTTCGAAATCTCTGTCCTCCTCCCCCTCTGCCTCAGACGCCACCCTGAGCTTGCCGTTGCTTAGAGACTCGGACTGCGAATCGGTCTCGATTTCTTCGCGCCTCTCGCTCTCCTCCTCGTCTTCTGGCCACGAGCACGAGGACCTGCCACGGCTCTCGCTCGATTCGGACAAACCGAACCCGATCATTTCTATCCACCGGACCAACCCGGGGCAGGCGCGGGTGCGGACGGTCAAGACTCGGGAGGCGACGAAGCAGAGATCGGCGGCTGATCAGTCGAGGGTGGGACGGAGTCCGATGAGGGCGGCGGGGGAATCGGGTACGGTGGCGAGCAGGGGAGTATCGGTGGACTCGCCGAGAATGAACTCGTCGGGGAAAATAGTCTTCCAGAGCTTGGAGCGTAGCTCGAGCAGTCCAAGTAGCTTCAACGGTGGGCCCAGGTTGAAGCACAGAGGAATCGAGCGGTCCTACTCGGCCAACGTCAGAGTGACTCCGGTTCTCAACGTTCCGGTTTGCTCCCTCCGCGGTTCGTCCAAGTCCGGGTCGGTTTTCGGGTTCGGACAGCTATTTTCGGGTCCGGCCCcgcagaagaaagaaggaaacgGCAGCGTTTCCGGCCACAACCGCGGCCAGCACATCCATTATAGTCATCATCATAGTCAAAGTAAGAACCGGACAGACCGAACCGCCTGA